AGACGGGAACGTTCCCGTCGTGTAGCCCATTTTTGGGACCGCAGGTGAATGCGACCGGGTCCAGAGGTGAATGCCCAGTGAATGGAGGGTTAATATCTACTACTCCTGTAGACGGGACGGTTGTTATCTGTCGTCTCGAGTAATCTGTCGAAGATGGCCCTAATTGTGGCTATAGTCTTATGGCATGGAACGTTCCCGTTTAGATGAAGTACGTGTGGTGGTCTTTGATATTGGCGAGGTACTCGCGACTCCGGTCAACCTTTACCAGGAGCTTGCGGAAGCGCTCGGTTCAGATCCCGACGCGGTCCGGGACGCTTACTGGACCGGCCGGGATGCTCACGACCGAGGCTCGTCCCTTCACGATTACTGGCCAGGGGTCGCACGTCTCGTCGGTGTCGAGGATCAGGACGGGGCCCTCGCACAGCGCCTAGCCGACATTGATTCAGCGACGTGGGCTGCGGTCCGCGAGGATGCTGTCTCCGTCATCCGCGATCTGAAGGCGCGGGCCGTCAAGATAGGCCTTCTTTCCAACGCCCCCTTCCCGATGGCAGAAGCCGTTCGCGCGAGTGAGTGGGCACGAGATGTGGAAGCGTTTTTCTTCTCAGCGGAACTGGGGATGGCCAAACCCGATCCAGAGATTTACGTCGCAGTCACCGAGGGAATGCAGATCGCCCCTTCGCAGGTGGTTTTTTTCGACGACCGACAGGTGAATGTGGATGCGGCGATCGAAGCAGGATGGGACGCATATCTTTGGACGTCCGGGGCTCGGACTCGTGCGGTCCTCGAAGAGATCGGTATCTTGTGAACTGATGAGCACTGACAGCACGAACTCAATGCCAGGCAGGCGGAAGGCGCCGACCATCCTCGACATCGCCGCAGAAGCCGGGGTGTCAAAGTCGGCCGTTTCGCGAGCACTCCTCGGTCAGGGCGAGGTCAGTGATGTCACCCGCGAACGCGTTGAGGCTGCGGCACGGCGACTCGGATATGTTGCCAACGCCATGGCTGCTGGTCTCCGTTCCCGCACGCGCACCCTCGGTGTCGTCCTCAGGGATGTCAATCGCCCCTACTACAGCCGCCTCTTCGCTGCCCTTCAAGAGCAGGCAGAAACTCGCGGATACCGCCTCGTCGCCATGACGAGCGCAGGCGAACTCGAGGTGGACGACGCCATCGGGGCGATGAAGTCGCTCATCTCGCTCCAGGTCGATGGACTCATCCTCGCCTCCGCCCAGCTGGATTCCGAGCTGGTCAAGCCGTACATCGATCGAGTGCCGATGGTGGTTGCCGGACGTATGGAACTCGGGACTGTCTCCGGCGTTTACGGGGATGAGGCCGACGGAGGTCGTCAGCTCGCTGACTACCTCCTCGATGCGGGACACCGCCGTATCGCGGTCGGTGTCGTCGATCAGGCGTACTCCCGGTCGCAGCACCTGTGCACATCGGCCATGGTCGAACAGATCACCAAGCGCGGCGCGGCCGCCGTGGCAATCGAAGTCGGTTCAGACTGGGACCTTGTGGCCAACATGGACCGCATCGTCGAGGACACCTCTCTCACTGCGCTCATGTGCCCAACGGATGCAGCCATGGTGGATGTCCTCGAAGTGCTTAGGCAACGCGGTCTATCCTGCCCCGACGATCTGTCAGTCACGGGCTACGGCGGCATCGGCGCGCTTGCTCAACCCTTTTTCGGTTTCACCAGCTTTCGCCAGCCGGTAGATCACATCGGGGCACAGGCCGTCGATCTCATTATTAGAGCCATCGACGCCGACGGCAATTTGGAGAGGACGCATATCGCGATCGGCGGCTCCCTCATCCCCGGTCGCACTGTTCGCCCCGTGACAGTCGGCGCCTCCCGCTGACCTTTTCCCTCTTATCACCGGCGCCAAGGACGTCTTCGTGATGATGATCCTGCTGACCCGCGGAGAAGCGTCCCAGATCGTGGAGTCCTGCGCCCACCCGCTCACCGGCGTCAGCTGCGTGCCCCGCGTCTACACCGACGAAGCCGTCTTCCTCACCGGCCCAAACGGCGTCACCGTCCGCGAAACCTTCGGCACCACCCTCGAAGAACTCCAGGACCTCCTCCCCGCCCCCTCAAAGCCGCGCAGTAATCGTAGATAACCGGCCCGCAGGAGGTCGTCAGTGGGTGGGAGTTCTCGCAGCTACTTCTACTCGTCCCACTCGTTTGCCGATAAGGGCCCATATGTTCGGCGGCCAGCTGAGTGGATGCGTCGAGTGTCAGGGTTGAAACCTAGACGGTCTCCAGCCAGTGTCAGGGCGCAGCAGGGTTGTCCAGTCTGCCTATCGCTGCGGGACTCGGACTCCTCCTGGGCGATGACTGTTGGGGTTTCTTGAGCGCTTCCCGTAAGCGCTCCTAGCGGCGCGACTAACCCCAGTGATCTCTGTTTTCCAGGACCAAACCAGCAGGAAGAGGATGAGGAGGTACCACGGCCACCGTTAAGTGCCGGAGGTCCTCACTTCATAGTTTGCAGTGAGGACCTCAATGGCTGTCCTTATTGGACTGACCACGCACCGTCCGATGGCAGGACGGCGCCGGAGATGTTGGTTCCGTCCTCGCTGAGGAGGAAGGTGATGGAGGCAGCCAGCTGCGAGGCCACGGCCACAGGTGGGATTATCTGCATGAACGGACCCAACCGGTTCGCGCCAAGCTCCGATCCAAAGGTGGCCTCGATGCCTGTTGCAACCGGGCCTGGTGCGACTGCATTGACGCGGATTCCCTGAGGCGCGTACATGAAGGCCGTACTGCGGGTCAGTCCGAGAACGGCGTGCTTGGAAGCGGTGTACGCCAGCCCTGCAGAGTTGCCACGAAGTGCGGCTTCGGAGGCAACGTTCACGATGGAACCGCGCCCGGCAGCCATCATGATCGGAAGTACGGCGCGGGTCAGCCGGAACATTCCGTCGACGTTGACCGCGAACACGCGGTCCCAGACCTCATCGGCCACCTCGTGCAAGGGGGTCATGTCGTCCATGATTCCGGCGACGTTGGCCAAGGCATATATCCGGTCGCCAGCAGCTTCCACAATCCTGAGAATGTCATCGTCCTTGGTGATGTCGGCCAGCACTGTCGTCACCTCACCCTCGGGGTGTTCCGTCACGAGCGAGTCCAGCCGTGCAGCTGCGATGTCTACGGCAATTACCCTTCCCCCTTCGCGGGCAATCCTGGAGGCAGTGGCACGGCCGATCCCGGAGCCAGCGCCCGTAACGATGACGGTCTTGCCAA
This window of the Arthrobacter sp. StoSoilB5 genome carries:
- a CDS encoding LacI family DNA-binding transcriptional regulator, giving the protein MSTDSTNSMPGRRKAPTILDIAAEAGVSKSAVSRALLGQGEVSDVTRERVEAAARRLGYVANAMAAGLRSRTRTLGVVLRDVNRPYYSRLFAALQEQAETRGYRLVAMTSAGELEVDDAIGAMKSLISLQVDGLILASAQLDSELVKPYIDRVPMVVAGRMELGTVSGVYGDEADGGRQLADYLLDAGHRRIAVGVVDQAYSRSQHLCTSAMVEQITKRGAAAVAIEVGSDWDLVANMDRIVEDTSLTALMCPTDAAMVDVLEVLRQRGLSCPDDLSVTGYGGIGALAQPFFGFTSFRQPVDHIGAQAVDLIIRAIDADGNLERTHIAIGGSLIPGRTVRPVTVGASR
- a CDS encoding SDR family NAD(P)-dependent oxidoreductase, with the protein product MTNNIKALTSSRPIREWLAHPTGGPLIREMLNAAGQDESALKPIDHLALQQLVELGGEQFPQSLLDQLVSEANGGYIPDDDAEDAEGNVWQERITDGRFLGKTVIVTGAGSGIGRATASRIAREGGRVIAVDIAAARLDSLVTEHPEGEVTTVLADITKDDDILRIVEAAGDRIYALANVAGIMDDMTPLHEVADEVWDRVFAVNVDGMFRLTRAVLPIMMAAGRGSIVNVASEAALRGNSAGLAYTASKHAVLGLTRSTAFMYAPQGIRVNAVAPGPVATGIEATFGSELGANRLGPFMQIIPPVAVASQLAASITFLLSEDGTNISGAVLPSDGAWSVQ
- a CDS encoding HAD family phosphatase — encoded protein: MERSRLDEVRVVVFDIGEVLATPVNLYQELAEALGSDPDAVRDAYWTGRDAHDRGSSLHDYWPGVARLVGVEDQDGALAQRLADIDSATWAAVREDAVSVIRDLKARAVKIGLLSNAPFPMAEAVRASEWARDVEAFFFSAELGMAKPDPEIYVAVTEGMQIAPSQVVFFDDRQVNVDAAIEAGWDAYLWTSGARTRAVLEEIGIL